The proteins below come from a single Fodinicola acaciae genomic window:
- a CDS encoding ComF family protein: MATTARDLARSLADLVLPVRCAGCGLRDVPLCDACRWWLERPARQVVPTPCPPDMPVCFAVAPYAGPPRQTLLAYKERGRHRLAKPLGGALTRAVGQAGGGRPVLLVPVPSTAAAVRARGGDHLRPLVEQVLRRVDGRLAEVLTARPRPDSAGLSSAARAANRVGAFGFRTKGRRLLSSAVRDGYAVVIVDDLVTTGATLAEINRVLTAEGAPPSHSAVIAATVKRSAHIRSPGRSRR, from the coding sequence GTGGCCACGACCGCCCGGGACCTCGCACGGTCGCTCGCGGATCTGGTCCTGCCGGTACGGTGCGCCGGCTGCGGGTTGCGCGACGTGCCGCTCTGCGACGCGTGCCGGTGGTGGCTGGAGCGGCCGGCGCGTCAGGTCGTGCCGACGCCGTGTCCGCCGGACATGCCGGTGTGCTTCGCGGTGGCGCCGTACGCGGGTCCGCCGCGGCAGACGCTGCTGGCCTACAAGGAGCGCGGCCGGCACCGGCTGGCCAAGCCGCTCGGCGGCGCGCTGACCAGGGCCGTCGGCCAGGCCGGCGGCGGCCGGCCGGTGCTGCTGGTGCCGGTGCCCTCGACCGCGGCGGCGGTCCGAGCGCGCGGTGGCGACCATCTGCGGCCGCTGGTCGAGCAGGTGCTGCGCCGCGTCGACGGCCGGCTCGCCGAGGTGCTGACGGCGCGGCCGCGTCCCGACTCGGCCGGCCTGTCGTCGGCGGCGCGCGCGGCGAACCGCGTCGGCGCGTTCGGATTCCGTACGAAGGGCAGGCGGCTTCTCAGCTCCGCGGTACGCGATGGTTACGCGGTAGTAATAGTCGACGACCTCGTCACGACCGGCGCGACTCTCGCCGAGATCAACCGCGTACTCACCGCGGAGGGCGCACCGCCGAGCCATTCCGCCGTCATCGCCGCCACCGTCAAACGCTCCGCGCATATCCGGTCACCGGGGCGATCTCGCAGGTAG
- the hpf gene encoding ribosome hibernation-promoting factor, HPF/YfiA family: MPEIWHLSVGRSRVDIVVKGRNVEVPDHYRQHASDKLEKVARYDHKLFRIDVELFHERNRRQSASCQRVEITVKSRGPVVRSEACAGDFYSALDLAIGKLEGRLRRSADRRRVHRGRRCPVSVAEATAGARELLPVGQPTVGPDASAYAAAGFVPSANGSGGVGVIDVTDDDLEQPDGPGQIVREKEHSAEPMTIDQALFEMELVGHDFFLFHDKDSGQPSVVYRRKGYDYGVIRLVEQAAYAPAGRM, encoded by the coding sequence TTGCCAGAGATCTGGCACTTATCAGTTGGGAGGTCACGCGTGGACATTGTTGTCAAGGGCCGTAACGTCGAGGTTCCTGACCATTACCGCCAGCACGCCAGTGACAAGCTCGAAAAAGTCGCACGATACGACCACAAACTCTTCAGGATCGATGTCGAGCTGTTCCACGAGCGCAACCGCCGCCAGTCGGCGTCCTGCCAACGAGTCGAGATAACCGTCAAGTCGCGCGGCCCGGTGGTACGCAGCGAGGCCTGCGCCGGTGACTTCTATTCAGCCCTCGACCTGGCGATCGGCAAGCTGGAGGGACGGCTGCGCCGGTCCGCCGACCGCCGCCGCGTGCACCGCGGCCGCCGCTGTCCGGTCTCGGTCGCCGAGGCGACCGCCGGCGCGCGCGAGCTGCTGCCGGTCGGCCAGCCGACGGTCGGCCCGGACGCGAGCGCGTACGCCGCGGCCGGTTTCGTACCCTCCGCCAACGGATCCGGCGGCGTCGGCGTCATCGACGTCACCGACGACGACCTGGAACAGCCGGACGGCCCCGGCCAGATCGTGCGGGAGAAGGAGCACAGCGCCGAGCCGATGACGATCGACCAGGCTCTCTTCGAGATGGAGCTGGTCGGCCACGACTTCTTTCTCTTCCACGACAAGGATTCCGGCCAGCCGAGCGTGGTCTACCGGCGGAAGGGCTACGACTACGGCGTGATCCGCCTGGTCGAGCAGGCCGCCTACGCACCCGCCGGCCGGATGTAG
- a CDS encoding GNAT family N-acetyltransferase, which translates to MEDVRIETDGLILRAPTEADIPDIVGGCSDPSTQLWLPGLPSPYDEAAARDFVTRMAPELWQRGGRTWSVLDAATGRLLGNVGLPRWEAMNGVAEVGYWVAPWARRQRVASRAAAAAARYAFEQGAGRVELLTDCLNTASQRTAIAAGFTYEATQVSGGRRRDGSRGDMFVWRRLPDDPAGPSPRTFPDLPGGRLTDGVVALRTSVEDDLQVLVECFQDKETRRWETNERTRSVDFVRNRVRRTQADLLTGRQAQFTVVDVESGQPCGDCTVRLQSAVLGIAGLGYMIHPAYRGRGLATRAARLAADWALSLPAVSRVEVSAVVGNAASLRVIEKAGFRYEGVLRGYLPNPDGPRWDVGQSARVRD; encoded by the coding sequence GTGGAGGACGTACGTATCGAAACCGACGGCCTGATCCTGCGAGCACCGACCGAAGCCGACATCCCGGACATCGTCGGCGGCTGCTCCGACCCGTCGACGCAGCTGTGGCTGCCGGGACTGCCGTCGCCCTACGACGAGGCCGCCGCACGTGACTTCGTCACCAGGATGGCGCCGGAGCTGTGGCAGCGCGGTGGCCGGACGTGGTCGGTGCTGGACGCGGCGACCGGCCGGCTGCTCGGCAACGTCGGGCTGCCGCGCTGGGAGGCGATGAACGGCGTCGCCGAGGTCGGCTACTGGGTCGCACCGTGGGCCCGCCGGCAGCGGGTCGCAAGCCGAGCGGCCGCGGCGGCGGCGCGCTATGCCTTCGAGCAGGGAGCGGGACGGGTCGAGCTGCTGACCGACTGCCTGAACACCGCCAGCCAGCGGACCGCGATCGCGGCCGGCTTCACGTACGAGGCGACCCAGGTCTCCGGCGGCCGGCGGCGCGACGGCAGCCGCGGCGACATGTTCGTCTGGCGGCGGCTGCCGGACGACCCGGCCGGGCCGTCGCCGCGTACCTTCCCCGACCTGCCCGGCGGCCGCCTGACCGACGGCGTGGTCGCTCTGCGGACGTCCGTCGAGGACGATCTGCAGGTGCTGGTGGAATGCTTCCAGGACAAGGAAACCCGGCGCTGGGAGACCAACGAGAGGACCCGCTCGGTGGACTTCGTCCGCAACCGTGTCCGGCGGACCCAGGCCGACCTGCTGACCGGCCGGCAGGCGCAGTTCACCGTGGTGGACGTCGAGTCCGGGCAGCCGTGCGGCGACTGTACGGTCCGGTTGCAGTCGGCCGTGCTGGGGATCGCCGGTCTCGGCTACATGATCCACCCGGCCTACCGCGGCCGCGGCCTGGCCACGCGCGCGGCGCGGCTGGCCGCCGACTGGGCCCTGTCGCTGCCGGCGGTCAGCCGCGTCGAGGTGAGCGCGGTGGTCGGCAACGCGGCCAGCCTGCGGGTCATCGAGAAAGCCGGCTTCCGCTACGAGGGCGTGCTGCGCGGCTATCTGCCGAACCCAGACGGCCCTCGCTGGGACGTTGGCCAGAGCGCGCGCGTACGCGACTGA
- the secA gene encoding preprotein translocase subunit SecA translates to MLERILRVGEGRIVRRLKALADTINAIEDEFVDLTDKELAEKTDEYRERYAECETDKEREKCLDDLLPEAFATVREAAKRVLGQRHYDVQLMGGAALHYGNIAEMRTGEGKTLVATLPAYLNALSGKGVHVVTVNDYLAARDAEWMGQVHRFLGLSVGVILAQMTPDERRAAYNCDITYGTNNEFGFDYLRDNMAWSGDELVQRGHNFCIVDEVDSILIDEARTPLIISGPAEQSGKWYTEFARIVPKLQRGEAADNVKKTVETGDYSVDEKKRSVGIHESGIAKVEDQLGIENLYQEDLTPLVGYLNNALKAKELYKRDRDYVIIDGEVLIVDEHTGRILAGRRYNEGMHQAIEAKEGVAIKDENQTLATITLQNYFRMYAKLSGMTGTAMTEAAEFNKVYKVDVVPIPTHKPMQRKDNPDVIYKTEMAKFNAVVEDIVERHEQGQPILVGTVSVEKSELLSKLLLRRGVPHEVLNAKNHLREASIVAQAGRLGAVTVATNMAGRGTDILLGGNAEALADAELRNRGIDRDSDNYDEAWEKALRRAKKEVTLEAEEVLEAGGLYVLGTERHESRRIDNQLRGRSGRQGDPGESRFYLSLGDDLMQRFNANAVEAIMERFNIPEDVPIESKLVTRQILSAQTQIEQQNAEIRKNVLKYDEVLNKQRKVVYAERKKVLDGEDLHEQIRGMIDDVIEAYIVGATSEGYAEDWDMDALLTALKQLYPMSVTLEQLEEEAGGPEALDAEFLTARIREDAQAAYDRREAQIGEEPMRELERQVLLSVFDRKWREHLYEMDYLQEGIGLRAYAQRDPLVEYQREAFDMFATMMDGIKEDAVGFLFNVEVQVQQDEAEAEDRSEAGRIEALKNIAAPRTPQRLEYSAPTLDSEAPTQIMPVIQDEPAAGARRSGPRSTVASGGKQVAPGQKVTGKQTPRNAPCPCGSGKKYKRCHGATEAS, encoded by the coding sequence ATCCTTGAGAGAATCCTCCGCGTCGGCGAAGGCCGCATCGTCCGCCGGCTCAAAGCCCTGGCCGACACCATCAACGCCATCGAGGACGAGTTCGTCGATCTCACCGACAAGGAGTTGGCGGAGAAGACCGACGAATACCGCGAGCGGTACGCGGAGTGCGAGACCGACAAGGAACGCGAGAAGTGCCTGGACGACCTGCTGCCGGAGGCCTTCGCGACGGTACGCGAGGCGGCCAAGCGGGTGCTCGGCCAGCGGCACTATGACGTGCAGCTGATGGGTGGGGCCGCGCTGCACTACGGCAACATCGCCGAGATGCGCACCGGTGAGGGCAAGACGCTGGTCGCCACGCTGCCGGCCTATCTCAACGCTCTGTCCGGCAAGGGCGTGCACGTCGTCACGGTCAACGACTATCTGGCCGCCCGTGACGCCGAGTGGATGGGACAGGTGCACCGCTTCCTCGGCCTGTCGGTCGGCGTGATCCTGGCACAGATGACGCCGGACGAGCGCCGCGCGGCGTACAACTGCGACATCACCTACGGCACCAACAACGAGTTCGGCTTCGACTACCTACGCGACAACATGGCCTGGTCGGGCGACGAGCTGGTGCAGCGCGGCCACAACTTCTGCATCGTGGACGAGGTCGACTCGATCCTGATCGACGAGGCCCGTACGCCGCTGATCATCTCCGGCCCGGCCGAGCAGTCCGGCAAGTGGTACACCGAGTTCGCCAGGATCGTGCCCAAGCTGCAGCGCGGCGAGGCCGCCGACAACGTCAAGAAGACGGTGGAGACCGGCGACTACTCGGTGGACGAGAAGAAGCGGTCGGTCGGCATCCACGAGTCCGGCATCGCCAAGGTGGAGGACCAGCTCGGCATCGAGAACCTCTATCAGGAGGACCTGACGCCGCTGGTCGGCTATCTCAACAACGCGCTGAAGGCCAAGGAGCTCTACAAGCGCGACCGCGACTACGTGATCATCGACGGCGAGGTGCTGATCGTCGACGAACACACCGGCCGCATCCTCGCCGGCCGCCGCTACAACGAGGGCATGCACCAGGCCATCGAGGCCAAGGAAGGCGTGGCGATCAAGGACGAGAACCAGACGCTCGCCACCATCACGCTGCAGAACTACTTCCGGATGTACGCCAAGCTGTCCGGCATGACCGGCACGGCGATGACCGAGGCGGCCGAGTTCAACAAGGTCTACAAGGTCGACGTCGTACCGATCCCGACGCACAAGCCGATGCAGCGCAAGGACAACCCGGACGTCATCTACAAGACCGAGATGGCCAAGTTCAACGCGGTCGTCGAGGACATCGTCGAGCGGCACGAGCAGGGCCAGCCGATCCTGGTCGGCACGGTCAGCGTGGAGAAGTCCGAGCTGCTGTCCAAGCTGCTGCTGCGCCGCGGCGTGCCGCACGAGGTGCTGAACGCGAAAAACCACCTGCGTGAGGCGTCGATCGTCGCGCAGGCCGGCCGGCTCGGCGCGGTCACCGTGGCGACCAACATGGCCGGTCGTGGCACCGACATCCTGCTCGGCGGCAACGCCGAGGCGCTGGCCGACGCCGAGCTGCGCAACCGCGGCATCGACCGCGACTCGGACAACTACGACGAGGCGTGGGAGAAGGCGCTCCGGCGGGCCAAGAAGGAGGTCACGCTGGAGGCCGAGGAGGTGCTCGAGGCCGGCGGCCTGTACGTGTTGGGCACCGAGCGGCACGAGTCGCGGCGGATCGACAACCAGCTGCGCGGCCGGTCCGGCCGGCAGGGCGATCCCGGCGAGTCGCGGTTCTATCTGTCGCTCGGCGACGACCTGATGCAGCGCTTCAACGCCAACGCGGTCGAGGCGATCATGGAGCGGTTCAACATCCCCGAGGACGTGCCGATCGAGTCCAAGCTGGTCACCCGGCAGATCCTGTCCGCGCAGACGCAGATCGAGCAGCAGAACGCGGAAATCCGCAAGAACGTCCTGAAGTACGACGAGGTGCTCAACAAGCAGCGCAAGGTCGTCTACGCCGAGCGTAAGAAGGTGCTCGACGGCGAAGACCTGCACGAGCAGATCCGCGGCATGATCGACGACGTCATCGAGGCGTACATCGTCGGCGCCACCAGCGAGGGCTATGCCGAGGACTGGGACATGGACGCGCTGCTCACCGCGCTGAAGCAGCTCTATCCGATGTCGGTCACGCTTGAGCAGCTGGAGGAGGAGGCCGGCGGTCCGGAGGCGCTGGACGCCGAGTTCCTGACCGCGCGCATCCGCGAGGACGCGCAGGCCGCGTACGACCGGCGCGAGGCGCAGATCGGCGAGGAGCCGATGCGTGAGCTGGAGCGCCAGGTGCTGCTGTCGGTCTTCGACCGCAAGTGGCGCGAGCACCTGTACGAGATGGACTACCTGCAGGAAGGCATCGGCCTGCGGGCGTACGCGCAGCGCGACCCGCTGGTGGAATACCAGCGCGAGGCCTTCGACATGTTCGCGACCATGATGGACGGGATCAAGGAGGACGCGGTCGGCTTCCTGTTCAACGTCGAGGTCCAGGTGCAGCAGGACGAGGCGGAGGCCGAGGACCGCAGCGAGGCCGGCCGGATCGAGGCGCTGAAGAACATCGCCGCGCCGCGGACGCCGCAGCGGCTGGAATACTCCGCGCCGACGCTGGACTCCGAGGCGCCGACGCAGATCATGCCGGTCATCCAGGACGAGCCGGCGGCCGGCGCACGCCGCAGCGGGCCGCGGTCGACGGTCGCGTCCGGGGGCAAGCAGGTCGCTCCCGGCCAGAAGGTCACCGGCAAGCAGACGCCGCGCAACGCCCCCTGTCCTTGTGGCTCCGGCAAGAAATACAAGCGCTGCCACGGCGCGACCGAGGCCAGCTGA
- a CDS encoding response regulator has protein sequence MDTVLVVDDEVQLRRALRVNLKARGYEVQVAEDGRTALDLAAKRQPDLVIVDLGLPDIDGVDVVRGLRGWTTVPIIVLSARTEQAEKVSALDAGADDYVTKPFGMDELLARMRAALRRGAAGEETPVITTPHFTIDLAAKRVTTAAGEVRLTPTEWHILTTLVRHRGKLVGQRQLLREVWGPQYGTETNYLRVYLAQLRRKLEPDHTHPRYFVTEPGLGYRFES, from the coding sequence ATGGACACGGTGCTGGTCGTGGACGACGAGGTGCAGCTGCGCCGCGCGCTGCGGGTCAACCTGAAGGCCCGCGGCTACGAGGTGCAGGTCGCCGAGGACGGCCGCACCGCGCTCGACCTGGCCGCGAAGCGGCAGCCGGACCTGGTGATCGTCGACCTCGGCCTGCCGGACATCGACGGCGTCGACGTCGTACGCGGCCTGCGCGGCTGGACGACGGTGCCGATCATCGTGCTCTCGGCGCGCACCGAGCAGGCCGAGAAGGTGTCCGCGCTGGACGCCGGCGCCGACGACTACGTCACCAAGCCCTTCGGCATGGACGAGCTGCTGGCGCGAATGCGAGCCGCACTACGCCGCGGCGCGGCCGGCGAGGAAACCCCAGTCATCACCACGCCGCATTTCACCATCGATCTGGCCGCGAAACGCGTGACGACCGCGGCCGGCGAGGTGCGGCTGACCCCGACCGAGTGGCACATCCTCACGACTTTGGTGCGCCACCGGGGAAAACTCGTCGGCCAGCGGCAGCTTCTGCGCGAGGTCTGGGGTCCCCAGTACGGCACCGAGACCAACTACCTGCGCGTCTATCTGGCCCAGCTGCGCCGAAAACTCGAGCCCGACCACACGCATCCGCGCTATTTCGTCACCGAGCCGGGCCTCGGCTATCGCTTCGAGAGCTGA
- a CDS encoding DUF3159 domain-containing protein, whose product MATGTERDNESLVSLLGGRTASIDATLPVVAFVVGWLAGGRSVWVGAIVAIAVGVAVAVFRLARGKRPRAVLIGLLGVCVAALIALYTGRAADFFLLQLASNAASALVWIISIVLRWPLLGVIIGFVLGQKTRWRKDRALVRAYSLASWIWVLQYALRVAVFGVLYYANAVVALGVARVAMSWPLVVLCLVVSGWVLARSLPAGHPGFRRPLDEL is encoded by the coding sequence GTGGCTACGGGTACGGAGCGGGACAACGAGTCGCTGGTGTCGCTCCTCGGAGGTCGTACGGCGTCGATCGACGCGACACTGCCGGTCGTCGCGTTCGTCGTCGGCTGGCTCGCCGGTGGCCGCTCGGTGTGGGTCGGCGCGATCGTGGCGATCGCCGTCGGCGTCGCCGTCGCGGTCTTCCGGCTGGCTCGCGGCAAGCGCCCGCGCGCCGTGCTGATCGGCCTGCTCGGCGTCTGCGTCGCCGCGCTTATCGCGCTCTACACCGGCCGTGCGGCCGACTTTTTCCTGCTGCAGCTGGCATCCAACGCGGCGAGCGCGCTCGTCTGGATCATCAGCATCGTGCTGCGCTGGCCGCTGCTCGGCGTGATCATCGGCTTCGTCCTCGGCCAGAAGACCAGGTGGCGCAAGGACCGTGCGCTGGTGCGCGCGTACTCGCTGGCGTCGTGGATCTGGGTCCTGCAGTATGCGTTGCGCGTCGCCGTCTTCGGTGTCCTCTATTACGCGAACGCCGTTGTCGCGCTCGGTGTCGCGAGGGTGGCGATGAGCTGGCCGCTGGTGGTGCTGTGCCTGGTGGTCAGCGGCTGGGTGCTGGCCAGGTCGCTGCCGGCCGGACATCCCGGCTTTCGGCGGCCACTAGATGAGCTGTAG
- a CDS encoding Rv3235 family protein: MTTSSAVAAPQVCRPARHRRRIEVRRAPCTEPPYSPVEHLEERHLRLVGRPAPPIEAYADPLPFETDEPRTTPKQDPVFAPQPTPRRQLPCPRTVAKRLTQAIVEVMAGRRPVQQLMPVTSERVYAALLTRLAATSAAPVPGQPRQSRVPGQVSTVRVDEPADGVAEACAVVTHHGRSRAIALRLEGYDGRWRCTYLQLI, translated from the coding sequence ATGACTACGAGCAGCGCGGTCGCCGCGCCGCAGGTCTGCCGTCCGGCCAGGCACCGGCGCCGCATCGAGGTGCGCAGAGCGCCGTGCACCGAGCCGCCATATTCTCCGGTCGAGCACCTCGAAGAACGCCACCTGCGCCTGGTCGGACGGCCGGCGCCGCCGATCGAGGCGTACGCCGATCCCCTGCCGTTCGAGACCGACGAGCCGCGGACCACGCCAAAGCAGGATCCGGTCTTCGCGCCGCAACCGACACCGCGACGGCAACTGCCGTGTCCGCGTACGGTCGCCAAGCGGCTGACCCAGGCCATCGTCGAGGTGATGGCCGGCCGCCGGCCGGTCCAGCAGCTGATGCCGGTGACCTCCGAGCGCGTCTACGCCGCGCTGCTGACCCGCCTCGCGGCCACCTCGGCCGCACCGGTGCCGGGACAGCCACGACAGAGTCGCGTGCCAGGACAGGTCAGCACCGTACGGGTCGACGAGCCGGCCGACGGCGTCGCCGAGGCCTGCGCCGTGGTGACGCATCACGGCCGCAGTCGCGCGATCGCACTGCGCCTGGAAGGCTACGACGGCCGCTGGCGCTGCACCTACCTACAGCTCATCTAG
- a CDS encoding helix-turn-helix domain-containing protein, which produces MSSERFLLLSDVADLLNISSSQAYALVRSGELAAIKVGGRGQWRVERSKLEEYIERQYAQTAEWVRENPLIEREDAESP; this is translated from the coding sequence ATGAGTTCGGAACGGTTTCTGCTGCTGTCCGATGTCGCCGACCTGCTCAACATCTCCAGTTCGCAGGCCTACGCACTGGTCCGCAGCGGCGAGCTGGCCGCCATCAAGGTCGGCGGCCGCGGGCAGTGGCGAGTCGAGCGCTCGAAGCTGGAGGAATACATCGAGCGGCAGTACGCCCAGACCGCCGAGTGGGTCCGCGAGAACCCCCTCATCGAACGCGAGGACGCCGAGTCCCCCTGA
- a CDS encoding SAF domain-containing protein — translation MTESPPASRFRRPSWLDPRLVVGVLLVLVSVLVGARVMASADQSVEVWAVSADLAAGTTLSAADLRTVRVQLYESAGGYLAATASPVGRTLLRPLSAGDLLPRGALGGSPAGSLVSIAVSPQHVPISLRAGQRIDLYATSKPVNGAAAKTVRVLAGVPVQQVRVPDAGVLSSTAQVAVVVRVDDTSAMTVVAAMRTADLDVAIAPSDRQGAVATGPVPVAPTPEQPDYGPPEPTESPSGQR, via the coding sequence ATGACCGAGTCGCCGCCGGCCAGCCGGTTTCGCCGGCCGTCGTGGTTGGATCCGCGGCTCGTCGTCGGCGTGCTGCTGGTGCTGGTGTCGGTGCTGGTCGGCGCCCGTGTCATGGCGTCGGCCGACCAGTCGGTCGAGGTGTGGGCCGTGAGCGCGGATCTGGCGGCGGGTACGACGCTCAGCGCCGCCGACCTGCGGACCGTACGCGTGCAGCTCTACGAGTCGGCCGGCGGCTATCTCGCCGCCACGGCCTCACCGGTCGGCCGGACGCTCCTGCGTCCGCTGTCGGCCGGCGACCTGTTGCCGCGTGGCGCACTCGGAGGCTCACCGGCCGGCAGCCTCGTCTCGATCGCCGTGTCGCCGCAGCACGTGCCCATCTCGCTGCGCGCCGGCCAGCGGATCGACCTCTACGCCACGTCCAAGCCGGTCAACGGCGCGGCCGCCAAGACCGTGCGCGTACTCGCCGGCGTCCCCGTCCAGCAGGTGCGCGTGCCGGACGCCGGCGTGCTGTCGAGTACGGCGCAGGTCGCGGTGGTCGTACGCGTCGACGACACCTCGGCGATGACCGTGGTCGCCGCGATGCGTACGGCCGACCTGGACGTCGCCATCGCCCCGTCCGACCGGCAAGGCGCGGTCGCGACCGGGCCGGTGCCGGTGGCGCCGACACCGGAGCAGCCCGACTACGGGCCTCCCGAGCCGACCGAGTCACCGTCGGGCCAGCGGTGA
- a CDS encoding AAA family ATPase, with protein sequence MSLPIVTAVTDAAVEAELVAALGRGDYGVTVVRRCVDVVELLTAAGAGTARAAVVSADLRRLDRDALTKLAAARVAVVGLVAADDQWHQQLLQHLGVRFVLPVDSSPDAIAGMLLTAVSSAAAGPAGVADPLSGHRVPAVPQSDPGPAGAGRIVAVWGPTGAPGRTTVAVGLADEAARLGVATLLVDADPYGGVIAQVLGMIDESPGIAAAVRLDNQGRLGMAELAGLARSLSPTLRVLTGLVRADRWPELRGESVGGVLECARKLAPLTVVDCGFCLEADEEISFDTVAPRRNGATLAALEAADVVVAVGAGDPVGVQRLVRGLSELADAVPGVEPMVLVNKVRSTVIPGNPEREIAAAMQRFAGVARIRTLPYDRAGLDRALPRGQTLAEAAPKSPLRRALAEVAESLLPVAVRAR encoded by the coding sequence GTGAGCCTGCCGATCGTCACGGCGGTCACCGACGCGGCCGTCGAGGCGGAGCTGGTCGCCGCGCTCGGCCGTGGCGACTACGGCGTCACCGTCGTGCGGCGTTGCGTCGACGTGGTCGAGCTGCTGACCGCGGCCGGCGCCGGCACGGCTCGTGCCGCCGTGGTGTCGGCCGACCTGCGCCGCCTCGATCGTGACGCACTCACCAAGCTGGCCGCCGCGCGAGTCGCCGTGGTCGGCCTGGTCGCGGCCGACGACCAGTGGCACCAGCAGCTCCTGCAACACCTCGGCGTGCGGTTCGTCCTGCCGGTCGACTCAAGTCCCGATGCCATCGCCGGGATGCTGCTGACAGCTGTGTCCAGCGCGGCGGCTGGACCGGCCGGCGTCGCCGATCCGTTGTCCGGTCACCGCGTGCCAGCCGTGCCGCAAAGCGATCCGGGACCGGCCGGCGCGGGACGGATCGTGGCGGTGTGGGGCCCGACGGGTGCGCCGGGACGGACGACGGTGGCGGTCGGACTGGCCGACGAGGCGGCCCGACTCGGCGTGGCCACCTTGCTGGTCGACGCCGACCCGTACGGCGGCGTGATCGCGCAGGTCCTCGGGATGATCGACGAGTCGCCGGGGATCGCCGCGGCCGTGCGGCTGGACAACCAGGGCCGGCTCGGCATGGCGGAGCTGGCCGGCCTGGCGCGCAGCCTGTCGCCGACCCTGCGCGTACTGACCGGGTTGGTGCGTGCCGACCGCTGGCCGGAGCTGCGGGGCGAGTCCGTCGGCGGAGTGCTGGAGTGTGCGCGCAAGCTGGCGCCGCTGACCGTCGTCGACTGCGGCTTTTGCCTGGAGGCGGACGAGGAGATCAGCTTCGACACCGTCGCGCCGCGGCGAAACGGCGCCACGCTGGCGGCGCTGGAGGCGGCGGACGTTGTCGTCGCGGTCGGTGCCGGGGATCCGGTGGGGGTGCAGCGGCTGGTACGCGGACTGTCGGAGCTGGCCGACGCGGTGCCTGGCGTCGAACCGATGGTGCTGGTCAACAAGGTCCGCTCGACGGTGATCCCCGGCAATCCGGAGCGCGAGATCGCCGCCGCGATGCAGCGCTTCGCCGGTGTGGCGCGGATCCGGACGTTGCCGTACGACCGCGCTGGCCTCGACCGTGCGCTGCCGCGCGGTCAGACGCTGGCGGAGGCCGCGCCCAAATCGCCGCTGCGGCGCGCGCTGGCGGAGGTGGCGGAGTCGCTGCTGCCTGTCGCCGTACGCGCGCGTTGA